The following are encoded in a window of Candidatus Dormiibacterota bacterium genomic DNA:
- a CDS encoding MlaD family protein: MSRRPLAAGLAVAALIAVVLVVALAAPGLAGRPAHRVSITYPQSASGLVAGSDVLEAGARVGSVSSIEPTAEGHARIVVEVADASWPLHRGVTAGIRPRSLLGEKYIDLQDGPASAPAYDASQPLQASASAVPVELDTFLNSLDTTTRAAARSLINDLGAGLAGTGADLNQAIAAAHANLDNLATTGKTLNQRDADLDRILVGLDGVLGKLTQNDQITQLQQLITNGQRTLNAVEAERQAFSRQFVDSQAVLTDLNAAIDPAVASIRDLIQRAPSLVNGLQSEAGLLAQIGTSFSDGTLQAFEQSLLRGPTSTGGALESVPPGTTPLGTGLPIFRICLITPTPGSCTGNGYTPAATRPAAWMDGGGAGELVTLAGFIGA, encoded by the coding sequence ATGTCCCGCCGTCCCCTCGCCGCCGGTCTCGCCGTCGCCGCGCTCATCGCGGTTGTGCTGGTCGTCGCCCTCGCCGCCCCCGGGCTGGCGGGGCGGCCGGCGCACCGGGTCTCCATCACCTACCCCCAGTCGGCGTCGGGGCTGGTGGCGGGGAGCGACGTGCTCGAGGCGGGCGCCCGGGTGGGCAGTGTGAGCAGCATCGAGCCCACCGCCGAGGGCCACGCCCGCATCGTGGTCGAGGTCGCCGACGCCAGCTGGCCGCTCCACCGCGGAGTGACCGCCGGGATCCGGCCGCGGTCGCTGCTCGGCGAGAAGTACATCGACCTCCAGGACGGCCCCGCCAGCGCCCCCGCCTACGACGCCTCCCAGCCGCTGCAGGCGAGCGCCAGCGCGGTGCCGGTGGAGCTCGACACCTTCCTCAACAGCCTCGACACCACCACCCGTGCCGCCGCGCGCAGCCTGATCAACGACCTCGGCGCGGGGCTCGCCGGCACCGGCGCCGACCTCAACCAGGCGATCGCCGCCGCCCACGCCAACCTCGACAACCTCGCGACCACGGGGAAGACGCTCAACCAGCGCGACGCCGACCTCGACCGCATCCTCGTCGGCCTCGACGGGGTGCTGGGCAAGCTCACCCAGAACGACCAGATCACCCAGCTGCAGCAGCTGATCACCAACGGGCAGAGGACCCTGAACGCGGTGGAGGCGGAGCGGCAGGCGTTCAGCCGCCAGTTCGTCGACAGCCAGGCGGTGCTCACCGACCTCAACGCCGCCATCGACCCCGCGGTGGCGAGCATCCGCGACCTCATCCAGCGGGCGCCGAGCCTGGTGAACGGGCTGCAGAGCGAGGCCGGGCTGCTCGCCCAGATCGGCACCAGCTTCTCCGACGGCACCCTGCAGGCCTTCGAGCAGTCGCTGCTGCGGGGCCCGACCTCGACCGGCGGCGCGCTGGAGTCGGTGCCCCCGGGCACCACCCCGCTCGGCACCGGGCTGCCGATCTTCCGCATCTGCCTGATCACCCCCACCCCGGGCTCGTGCACCGGCAACGGCTACACCCCGGCGGCGACCAGGCCGGCGGCATGGATGGACGGTGGCGGCGCCGGCGAGCTGGTCACCCTCGCGGGGTTCATCGGCGCATGA